The following proteins are encoded in a genomic region of Gemmatimonadota bacterium:
- a CDS encoding gamma carbonic anhydrase family protein, which translates to MTILPYKDKTPHIDPSVYIAPGAVVIGDVVIEAHASIWFNAVIRGDVEPIVIGEGSNIQDGTVVHTDPGYPCNVGKNVTVGHNAILHGCRIEQGVTIGMGATVLTGSAVGKSALVAAHALVLEGAEVEPRTLVAGVPAKPRRTLSDDEIARFLNNTRRYQKRRLLYMGKR; encoded by the coding sequence ATGACAATTTTGCCCTATAAGGACAAAACCCCTCACATTGACCCGTCGGTTTATATCGCGCCCGGTGCTGTTGTCATTGGCGATGTGGTGATTGAAGCACACGCGAGCATCTGGTTCAATGCCGTGATTCGGGGCGATGTTGAACCCATTGTAATCGGCGAAGGCTCAAATATTCAGGACGGCACTGTCGTGCACACCGACCCGGGTTATCCCTGTAATGTCGGCAAAAATGTAACCGTGGGGCACAATGCGATCTTGCACGGTTGTCGAATAGAACAGGGCGTAACCATCGGAATGGGAGCAACTGTATTGACTGGCTCAGCAGTGGGTAAATCCGCGCTGGTGGCTGCCCACGCACTGGTATTAGAGGGAGCAGAGGTCGAGCCGCGCACACTTGTTGCCGGGGTGCCCGCCAAACCGCGTCGCACATTATCAGACGACGAAATCGCGCGTTTTTTAAACAATACCAGAAGATATCAGAAACGGCGTCTGCTTTATATGGGTAAGAGGTAA